A genome region from Taeniopygia guttata chromosome 5, bTaeGut7.mat, whole genome shotgun sequence includes the following:
- the LOC100224825 gene encoding uncharacterized protein isoform X2 codes for MAAPAMAEPRSKRPRVTLPACPAHRPLPGSRVRHGFPPAVEEALCGLTGAQLELHYCLQALKPNCDYAVGLMKALELAMVQWKTMLRYFEELYALSVENADPHSASTIKKQFIGPKIQKIKLMGDLLTNARRLDCSQDGKNSLGDYFMDRLQKEFRTSIEPESSDHCSPCPPLQQCTGAAEGLKRPQRECSQHRNGIGPIYATIHCTTMLPQCNNSTGAKVKQGREGL; via the exons ATGGCGGCGCCGGCCATGGCCGAGCCGCGCTCCAAGCGGCCGCGGGTGACGCTGCCCGCCTGCCCCGCGCACCGCCCGCTGCCCGGCAGCCGCGTCCGCCACGGCTTCCCGCCCGCCGTGGAGGAGGCGCTCTGCGGCCTCACCGGcgcccagctggagctgcactACTGCCTGCAGGCGCTG aaaccaAACTGTGATTATGCAGTCGGTCTGATGAAAGCCCTGGAACTAGCAATGGTACAATGGAAAACTATGCTACGATATTTTGAAGAGCTTTATGCCCTGAGTGTTGAAAATGCAGACCCTCATAGTGCAAGCACTATCAAGAAACAATTTATTGGGCCCAAAATCCAGAAGATCAAGCTGATGGGAGATCTGCTGACCAATGCTCGCAGGCTTGACTGTTCCCAGGATGGCAAGAATAGTCTTGGGGATTACTTTATGGACCGGCTGCAAAAAGAGTTCAGAACCAGCATAGAGCCAGAGTCCAGTGAtcactgcagcccctgcccacctctccagcagtgcacaggagctgcagaaggTCTGAAGCGACCCCAGAGAGAATGCTCCCAGCACAGAAATGGCATAGGGCCAATATATGCAACCATACACTGCACCACGATGCTGCCACAGTGTAACAATAGCACAGGAGCAAAGGTGAAGCAGGGTAGGGAGGGCCTTTAA
- the LOC100224825 gene encoding ferritin light chain isoform X1 translates to MAAPAMAEPRSKRPRVTLPACPAHRPLPGSRVRHGFPPAVEEALCGLTGAQLELHYCLQALGEYFDQSHVALPNISKFFLHQALEERKAAEALMKYQQERGGHYCSKTIQKPNCDYAVGLMKALELAMVQWKTMLRYFEELYALSVENADPHSASTIKKQFIGPKIQKIKLMGDLLTNARRLDCSQDGKNSLGDYFMDRLQKEFRTSIEPESSDHCSPCPPLQQCTGAAEGLKRPQRECSQHRNGIGPIYATIHCTTMLPQCNNSTGAKVKQGREGL, encoded by the exons ATGGCGGCGCCGGCCATGGCCGAGCCGCGCTCCAAGCGGCCGCGGGTGACGCTGCCCGCCTGCCCCGCGCACCGCCCGCTGCCCGGCAGCCGCGTCCGCCACGGCTTCCCGCCCGCCGTGGAGGAGGCGCTCTGCGGCCTCACCGGcgcccagctggagctgcactACTGCCTGCAGGCGCTG GGTGAATATTTTGATCAGTCACATGTGGCTCTACCAAATATTTCTAAGTTCTTCCTGCATCAAGCTCTGGAAGAGAGAAAAGCCGCAGAGGCGTTAATGAAGTATCAGCAGGAAAGAGGAGGCCATTACTGCTCTAAAACCATCCAG aaaccaAACTGTGATTATGCAGTCGGTCTGATGAAAGCCCTGGAACTAGCAATGGTACAATGGAAAACTATGCTACGATATTTTGAAGAGCTTTATGCCCTGAGTGTTGAAAATGCAGACCCTCATAGTGCAAGCACTATCAAGAAACAATTTATTGGGCCCAAAATCCAGAAGATCAAGCTGATGGGAGATCTGCTGACCAATGCTCGCAGGCTTGACTGTTCCCAGGATGGCAAGAATAGTCTTGGGGATTACTTTATGGACCGGCTGCAAAAAGAGTTCAGAACCAGCATAGAGCCAGAGTCCAGTGAtcactgcagcccctgcccacctctccagcagtgcacaggagctgcagaaggTCTGAAGCGACCCCAGAGAGAATGCTCCCAGCACAGAAATGGCATAGGGCCAATATATGCAACCATACACTGCACCACGATGCTGCCACAGTGTAACAATAGCACAGGAGCAAAGGTGAAGCAGGGTAGGGAGGGCCTTTAA
- the MYOD1 gene encoding myoblast determination protein 1, with protein sequence MDLLGPMEMTEGSLCSFTAADDFYDDPCFNTSDMHFFEDLDPRLVHVGGLLKPEEHPHHHGHHHGHEEEHVRAPSGHHQAGRCLLWACKACKRKTTNADRRKAATMRERRRLSKVNEAFETLKRCTSTNPNQRLPKVEILRNAIRYIESLQALLREQEDAYYPVLEHYSGESDASSPRSNCSDGMMEYSGPPCSSRRRNSYDSSYYTESPNDPKHGKSSVVSSLDCLSSIVERISTDNSTCPILPAVETVAEGSPCSPPEGVSLSDGGAQIPSPTNCTPLPQDNSSSNPIYQVL encoded by the exons ATGGACTTACTTGGCCCCATGGAGATGACGGagggctccctctgctccttcacAGCCGCCGATGACTTCTACGACGACCCGTGCTTCAACACATCGGACATGCATTTCTTCGAGGACCTGGATCCCCGGCTGGTGCACGTCGGGGGTCTGCTGAAGCCCGAGGAGCACCCGCACCACCACGGGCACCACCACGGGCACGAGGAGGAGCACGTCCGGGCGCCCAGCGGGCACCACCAGGCTGGCCGCTGCCTGCTGTGGGCCTGCAAGGCGTGCAAGAGGAAGACCACCAACGCCGACCGCCGTAAGGCCGCCACCATGAGGGAGCGCCGGCGGCTCAGCAAGGTCAACGAGGCCTTCGAGACCCTCAAGCGCTGCACCTCCACCAACCCCAACCAGCGCCTGCCCAAGGTGGAGATCCTGCGCAACGCCATCCGCTACATTGAGAGCCTGCAGGCCCTGCTGCGGGAGCAGGAGGACGCTTATTACCCCGTGCTGGAGCACTACAGCGGGGAGTCGGACGCCTCCAGCCCCCGCTCCAACTGCTCCGATGGCATG aTGGAGTACAGCGGGCCTCCCTGCAGCTCTCGCAGAAGGAACAGCTATGACAGCAGCTACTACACAGAGTCCCCAAATG ATCCAAAGCATGGGAAGAGTTCTGTTGTTTCCAGTCTCGATTGCCTCTCAAGCATTGTAGAGAGGATTTCCACAGATAATTCCACATGCCCTATACTGCCTGCGGTGGAAACTGTTGCTGAAGGGAGTCCCTGTTCCCCTCCAGAAGGAGTGAGCCTGAGTGATGGTGGAGCCCAAATTCCTTCCCCCACCAACTGCACCCCACTCCCCCAGgataacagcagcagcaacccAATCTACCAAGTGCTATAA